aagattctgttcctcactcaaaactttccttttaaacttttttggaaaggtgcagtggtctcaacattttccggagctgtatatatacacacacacacacacacacacacacacacacacacacacacacacacacacatacacacacacacattcaatgtTTGGGTTCACTTAGAAGTCCTTGTTTTCTAAAGGAAGGCACACTATTAAAATAACACCAAATGCTTCTGGCCAAGCAGTTGTATGAGAGACCATATACACACTAtggttcaaaagtttggggtccaTGGGAGTTAAATCACATGCATTTTACTGTTCTGCGTAAGTAACCGGTTAATAACAGCCCTAAGGCATCTCTGTGGTTTCTGGTATTTACTTTGATATCTACTGTGTCTAAGAACAGTTTTTAGCCTTGTTATACtggtcatataccacaccccacTGTGCTCCAGTGCTAAATTAGCCACTTCCTACCAGCACCTCAATCAGAACCAAAAACTGAGGCCATAAAATTCCCCTACTTATATTTCAACCATTTAAGATGACCGCTTTatcaaaaattaaataatgtcaaTGTAGTCTCCCATTCCTTTTACATTTCATTCTCTTACAGGGTGAAAATACCTAAAAGATCCAACACTACCCCCTGGTGGTTTTCAACGGTTTTGCAAGTCATGTCTATCCATTGTCATTACAAAAAGAATATTACAGTTGTACTTTCGGTTAAATGTTTTAGAGCTGAAATGTTACACATTGAGAGAAACACCATCTAATTTTACCTTTCAACAGATTGTTTGAGTGAAGGCCTTTGTCAAGACACACCCATCCCGCCAACTAAGGCAAACCCTGCGGAGGCAGGTGCAAAAAAGAACAGTTCCGAGTCAACAGGGTCAAAGTGCAGGGCCGAAAAAATAAACCTGTGTAGCCTGTCTGACAGCTAATGCAGTCCCATTCAGACATGATGGCGCAGGGTGTGTGTGAAGCACTTCTTTTGTGCGCCAGCCTCTCCACCAACTCCAGGCATATGCCTCTGGTGTCAAGGAATGCAGCGTCACATGCAAGCTCCAGGGGAAAAACACATTCGGTTCAGGAGGCCTAAAGGAAATGCCATTCTAGGCCCGAGCAGTGACACCAATTTACATTTCACAAACTAGGCCTTATCACAAGGCCATGATGCAGACTACAGCAGCTTCGATTCAAGCATACAAACTAATCTGTTAGAGTGCAGTGTGATCACATTACGGGACCCATACAACCCCTAGTCCATTAACATGCTGGAATTACACAACGTGTTTAGTCCAAGAGAGCACTGTTCGATTAGAAAAttacaacagaaacaaaaaggcATAGCCTAGGGAAATCATTCATttgcaatatttttattataataattcacatttttttCTACAAAAAGCGTCATAGGCCTTTGGACTTTGCCACCGGCGTACACTGAACACGGTCAGTGCAGGACACACCTAGAGGTCAGTGTTACCACTGGTGTGATGAAAAAGGAGATCAGTTAATGTATTAGTGGTTTCTTCTTGTCACATTGATCCATTTTGAATCATACTCCGATCGTTTTCTCCCAGATCTGCAAACCACCAAATCAAAAGCAGTGTAAAAGCAATCTTTTACACAGCGCGGATGATTCCTCCTTTCCCTAGCACAAGCCGCTCAACCTTTCACTGACTTCCCATAACTTCTTGGCCACAGCGTCATCTTTGCCTTTAGCAACCACCTCCTCCGGCGCACAGCAGAAGAAGTAGCCTCCGCTCAGGTGCTCAATGCCCTCTTGGAGGGCACAGTGGAGAGTGGTCTGGGCTCCGGTTTCTGGATCCAGGAACAACAGTTTGGCTATTGGCTCGATGAAGAATCTCTGCCACAGACTGCAGTTTCGGGATAGCTCTGTTTTCACTACtcctacagtggggaaaacatgAAGAAAAAATTACCTATAGGGTAAAATTACAGTTTGCGAATAAAGACCACTCTGAAAACAGGgttactgaaaaaaaatatagaaacagTTAATGATCCAACAAAAAGCACACAGTCAGGACCCACCTGGATGAACACTGTAGCAGGTGACTTTGGTACCCTTCAGTCTTTTTGCCAGCTCGTGATTGAAGAGAACATTACATAGCTTGCTATTGCAGTACGCATGGAAGAACTGCCAGCTGTATCTCCCAGTGCCTAGATGTTTATTGGTTATAAGGAAATCAAAGTCGATGTTGCCCCAGCGATAGGCCATGGAGCCCAGAGTGACCACTCGGCCCCCAGTGCCCTCCTTTAGACGGTCCAGCAACAGACATGTCAGCAGGAAGTGGCCGAGGTGGTTGACcccaaacccaattccaaagcCATCAATGGTGCGCCCATCCCCCACCAGACCTGAGGTAGAGATCACACATGGTTCAAAACACACCAACAGCAACTCCTTACTCAAGTCCCCTTTACATACAGCTGTGAGAAAACAATAATAAGACAACTAACCAGCATTGTTAATGAGCAGATCCAGTCTTGACTCAGTCTTCAGGAAGGTCTCAGCAAATGAACGCACTCTCTGAAGGCTTCCCAGGTCTAACTGCATAAACACCACATTAGTGCTGCCTGTCTCCTGAAATAAGAATTGCAATTTGACTAGGTTTAAAGACATTTACTTTTCTAATGATACGtctcaaaaatgtatcttttaaaacaaatgtggagTGAGGGATGTTCATGTCATTCTCATACCCTTTGTATATCACCTATCGCAAGTTCAGCTTTCTCTTGGTTACGACATGCCAAGATTACTCTAGCACCCCTCCTGGCAAGCTCCATAGCAGTGGCTTTCCCAATGCCAGTATTCCCACCTGTCGGGATATTGCATTTGGACCCGGTTTGGATTTCCAGTTGCATAAAACAATCCAGATTAAGCTTCAGACTAGATAAAATAGAATAGCCTACAATGGGCTGCATAAGTcagacaaaacagacacaaatgaaaacaatgacttatTTGTTTCGAAATATCTACATTTTGTATATCTACGTAGTCGAACAATTTTAAGGACAATATACTTTCAAACGTACCTGTTATTATTACAGTCTTACCATCCATCGCTGCATTTCCTTTAAATTTTGAGCCTTTGAAAATGGTTTTAATAAGGAGAACGTACACTGCAATTAAAACAACAGCTGCAACTAGCAAAGGTAACATGTTTTTTACGCGGTCGCTGTGTCCTGACTTGACTAGAAGTGCAATCAGTGACTATATGGTACTGGGGAGTAAGCTTTTTGTTAGTAACAAGACCTGTCCCACCGGTTTCCCGCTTTCGGTAGATCACCCATGTAATATCCTTACCAAACCGGTCCTCAATATGTTTCTACATTTACTTATGCAAATATATGGTATATAAATTGTTTGAAACGTGACAAAATATGTCATGCGATTCGGTTCTTAGAACACGATGACGATGGTCGAATTTACAAACACAattgcaaacacacaaacgtcGCATTTGGTCAGACAGGTCTTATTGAGTTCAAATCTAGCCGCCTCAGGGGATGGTGCCGGACGCTTTGTGTGCAACATTTCCCGTGGCCGCGAAACTGACCAATAACTCCCAACTTTAGCCTTGGGATTGATTTATTGTAGAATTCCGTCATCTCTTAATTAAGTAGGCCTATGTGGATAGAAACCACTTCATGAAAGTAGGACTTTTGTAATAGAGCTAACACGATTAAacctatttatttttctttcataggCTACACATTTGGAACAATGTTCATGCTTCTCTTCCTTCCAAATGCAGAATAGGCTACTAACATCACTACACTGAACCAAGAAaaaactgtccaaatactttagGAGTTCACTGTATTTATAAAGAAAGCCAAATACTTCCAGGTCCTTTAGCCTGTGTGGCAAGGTGTAACTTAATTATCGATGAGTGAGTTAGGAAGGCGGCCTCGATAGCGTTCTACAACCCAACCCCTCCACAGCTGAGAATTCCGGCGCATAACGATTCCGGTGTTAACTCCCTGGTCGAACGAGCACCGTGACAAACAGAACAGCGTCCGATGTGAAAACGGAATTAACAACAGTACCCTTCTTTTTGCCCTACCCGGCCTgacttaacaaaaatattttgtgaggGCATATTTTATGACATTATAGGCGTGTAGGCTTTCAAACCCCAGTACTTTGGAACAATGTTCATGGTACTTTCAAACCCcagtactttctgtcccgggcgttgggctaagccccgaatatattgtgatcctagcgacgacTCTGGATCAAGTTGTTAGTAGTAATgagtacagcatccatattaggaacattaacagtcctccccagaaactccgTTCTTCCTACTACtcagtgttgaagtctaacacttccccgagttggtttgttggaaaggagaataaaacaccaggagtcaggtcaattactgtACCGCATATtacgtttattacaaaagcttttgagacaagtgtcgccgcacaatgtctaaacatgTATCGTCATAACAggattatttatacttcaaacacgcctaataATGGGGGGGTTGAGGTAGCCTaaacaagtgtgccattggtccaatttatgttctataccttatatgtgtacatgcagcacaagtGTCATATTTGCCCTTATGTCTTCAGGTTTGAAGTTCctcaatatgtgtgtgttgtcaatctgtttcctgtttgtcaaagacacacaagctaaatctacttcctcttcctagcaaccgtctaaataagatttcctattttcctacttgcaactttgggtttcagcattttgctacagacattcaacatttggcctcaatgctcacaacagtttaacagcttaaacattcagtatatccacaattcccccttttgatctctccccagagagatcacccctttTCGCccagctccagttctcccgggtcgtGCTgttccagtagaggcatcagcatccccggtggcggtcctggagccttctcaatggctgtagagatcactctcatggtgacccctcttatgcatgggatacaacaactcCCAcgagtaaccattatagcaccaaatgtagcaagcgataaaaggacagacattatcaaacctttccactggccaaacatcgaggtcatccattcctccagcggattatctaccCCAGAATGCTCGTGCATGACCctttgacatagtccaattcaatcccaaatttcctcaagcaggtgtcctcaggtggggtcgcgaaccacttcgctgggggaatgaagacccgatgccaacctgggaaacctgtaacaacatacaacacacatcattattccaccaatgtccatgtaccacttcattctattatcatctccccagacctttctctgtaaccctgtcatcttggtacgagtggtaggagccactcagTGTCCtaaacccccttttgttacagtgtTCTTTTggttccttcccctaaaagtctattcccctggcgccgtcctttgtctccttcactcgctcgtagtcccgcagtatccTTGGGTCTGCTCCAGGCACTGGTCCGGCTggttttggtcctccttccgtccacactggggcaagctcctccttcccggtttggatgaggtccgtcagtgatctccctggctcctgcgctggtgtacactggctccaatggtaccacgtctctcctttgtccctcaggcggaccgcatggctcgttctctccaccacctgatgaggactcgtccaccttggctccaaCCACTTTTGTTTGAttaccttcagcagcacccactccgcctggggcaggttctggtccagcaggtgcaggttcctccgttctccgactctgttggtgaattctttatgatgcaccggtgctggaacctgtgagtaccattgtctgacctgattttctctgggaagccgtgtctgggaatgtactggttcactaaacacttgatcactgtctgactgtcctcccttcttgccggccaggcttctggccaccctgtgaacatgtccacacacaccaacatgtaacggcacccccgtactgtttcccccatgtccgtgtagtctatcactatctcttgtccaggtcttgTCGTCATGGGGAATGcacccatctcaggtttgatcgtcggttttggattgtggtgagtgcagatggtgcatgtcctagtgtagttacgtaccatgtctaccataatcgggtgccaccaatggcacaagtttcTTAAAATTTGAgccggccctacatggcccaacccatgagcttctgcaaatgtatctcctcacatggctggtggaagtattactctaccgtctggccctctccagagccctctcgtctctgttgctcctctctgtcgccaaattgttttctcttgtggggacgcccccttttgatgtctcactagcttgtctctctcagggccttctccccaccccacttcctcttctgctcttaccaccatcactcgcggagtgtaccctgctgcctgtttcgcTGCTGTGTCTGTCGCttggtttccctgagctactgcactatttgagttatcgtgtcctttgcattttatgatggctaccttttcgggcaggtctagggcctcggctagttctctcatctccgcctcgtgtttaatcggtttgtctcctgctgttctaaaccccacttttaaccactgtcctagctccacgtgcgctgcgcctactgcatatgccgaatctgtgtaaatgtttactctcttccccttggcctgcctgagtgcctctatcactgctctcacttctgctctctgggctgactgcagccctTGAAGTCTCTCTGCTTTGACCGTGACtagaccctctggtgttagtttcaccaccgcaaaggccgccctcagcccatcttgttcgtgtctgaaacaacacccatcagtgaagaggtcctctgccccttagaggggttctgcctccagatcggttcgtgtcttactctccctcactacctcttgcgcgcactcatgtggtagccccagTCCCCATCCGGTCTCCGATATTTATCCCCtcgtgtgtgaaagtcaaatttggagccccgagaattttgcttaggtgttgttgcctgagggaagtcatagtgaacatctgtgaatttacatacgccactacactgtgtgttgtaagtatctgaagttgatgtcccattactatgtgtgtgcatttttgcGCCATTTTGTCAAAcgctacgcttatgtacataaggatgttcctatctcccccttttttctgaaacaggaccccgttcatgacttgtcctgtttcagaaacatctagaaaaaagggttttgtgtagtcgggaattgccagatcagctgcggtcgctagttgttgtttcagcataatgaaggcctggtcggccgggcaagtccaattgtgtgtggctttaagtttacgcattccctgctctttaactagcgctctaagtggccctgtgagccctgtgtagtttgggatgtaattgcggctgtaccccgtgagccccaggaatgatagcatttcctgaacagtagtgggtttaggatggtggagaatggttgtgcggtgtgccggtgaaagccccgctcccttctgcgagattactctgcccagaaaggagacctgtgttcttaccagctgtATCTTTTctttcaacaccttgaaccctttctcagccagtctggtgaggaccgtcattgtagcttggatgcaggcggccaccatcggggccgccagcagcaggtcgtctacgtactggaccaaagttacccctgtcggcaggcagcatccctgcagcgcttctctcagtacctggttgaatatgccaggggaaagcggcgaacccctgtggtagtctcgtgtatcgccattgtcgacccttatgtgtgaaagaaaagatgtcacgaagttcctctgctagtgggagacagaaaaaagcgttagccaggtcaatgcaggtgaaccatttttgatcaggggtcaaattagtgagtgctacatatgGGTTAGGTAACGGTagggtgggtgtgagtaaaatgtcgttaatagctctgagatcatgggccatacggtatttccctgtccctttcttttggaccgggaggataggcgtgttccacgcggaacatgACCCCTTCcgccacaaaccattcagtgttaccttccttcgctctaaatatacccaatcatgtcttacagctgggtgagtaccatacgtttggcgcctgagtgggtgtccaatcagtgcattcgaccgcccttttaaccatggaccccaggtcttttgcttgatgtttaggatgcagggccagtgacacatgcaggacggactcctccgccatcatgtaccactgttcctgctcgtctttcaactgtacatctgccaccaccccttcagggcctacatatatgaatttagacccgacctgccacgtgtccccacacactacatccccaaacccctctctatacacctcatcgtcttgtcgatcataaaatagggttacatgtggggggtctggtggaggaaagtacggctcgaggagggagatccacggcctccacttgaagtactgggacaaaatgccctgtttgtccggctctTCCGGTACCAATAGTCCACAATAtatttccgctatttcacccttcaccggctgtaccaggtactgccctttgcgtgtggtttcaggtccgtacaccgccgatgtcccgtctggtaacgtgacagttagtccatctggagaacataagatattagcccccagttttatcaacaagtctctccccaataagttcactggtgtgtttgtcgacaccacatacggatggctgagggcctgtttgcccagtatcgttttaagaggaaatgtcactggcaaagtctgtcccactgcttcaaaccccacaacttgcactgtcttggaggatagttgtcctgtgacgggaggggcggtgatggtggaaaaagtggcacctgtgtcaaccagaaaggggaagtccttcccgtcgacattcagggacagcatagggtctgcctttcccccgctgtcccctcccctccctgtagaccgtcattcctggtcccaccctccgtcataagagagtgggtactggccaggtgcactaggtggtgggacggcgtgtgggttgggaactggagctgccccttggtttgggtatcctctgcctcttccggcattctgtgggcactcccttgaccagtggttcgggtccccacacgtaaaacaggctccgtatgggacttgggctcctggagcccctctgcctctaccccgccccctccccctaccataacctcccctcggagtccctggtcgatagggtgCGGTGAATGCCCTCCGGCcagtgaggttggggtgcccatgtgggaacagggtataaatcgggtgtgtcaggttttcccgagcctagggctgccatctgctTAAGTTTCTTTTTACACTTATTTGCCTTTGCTTTGGCTTcccccagctgtaagcgcagcagtttttctttcagttcatctgtttctcattctccgtctcctcatctttagccctctgtaaatgatgcactatgtgtctttcccatacgtgtgattcacttcCCGGCAAGTCAGGCTCTGACTCTGCCTGTCTACTCATCTTCCTCTTGTCTTGCTTCCCTGTGAACTGAGGTAATGGCTGTGTGTCTAGGCTCAACGTTCCTTCTTCTAAACGCAGCAGTGGATTCAGTGGATTCAGTGGTGCGGTCAGGGCGCTAGGCAACACCGGGTCGTCTTCATATACTGGGGGTTCtgtttctccttccttcctctcctccttaattttctcctcctttttctccttgttTAAATGGTCTactccctgacaccacactgctaatttacaccattcttttctgtacTTTTCTGTAGACTGGGCTACCggctcactgttctcctcatcTCTAGATTTCCCTTTCTTGACCAaacttgctgtttccttctcccTTACCCTGTCTCGATTCTTGGTACACTCCTTTTCTTTATCCCACAAAATTACATGCAATGGtctcctttcatccatcctTAGTCCTCCCTGACTCACAATTTCTTCTCTATctgtcccttttctttctgagttgAGTCCATCCTACCCACGACTGTcagtacatttgccacctgcATCTCTAATATCttcccgtacctggaccccacccatcgtcatctacttctctctcataATCCCCGTCCATTTCCTTACTAGTGTTTATCTATATGTGAGAATCTCACCCGTTATGTTCGAGGTGTCCCCATCTCCTCGGGCCGTTCACCCAACTGATTGTCAAGTCCCttacttacaatctccaccatccccgtcgggaagtggtctggggtagtcaacccgagaacaaataccaaattgcctcgccctcctgaatttaaaccagtaccccactacgttttccacaggttcacaatttagttcatagccaatgtgcagatttagatataacaggccctgcttacctttatcatgagctggCTCAGGTACCTGTGAATCTCGTAtaggttgtctggaccaagTCGAattcctcctcctttttccaatccctgaccgagcccccaaaattgttgaagtctaacacttccccgagttggtttgttggaaaggagaataaaacaccaggagtcaggtcaattactgtACCGCATATtacgtttattacaaaagcttttgagacaagtgtcgccgcacaatgtctaaacatgtatcgtcataacagcattatttatacttcaaacacgcctaataATGGGGGGGTTGAGGTAGTGTGACAAGTGGTTCTAActcatttaatttacaatagTCTGTTATATTAATGGTTATATTAGAATACACATTAAGTTCGTCACTGTTAAAAACCGTATTATTGAGAAGCAGAATTCAGATAATGCTGATCCGTGTATAGATTGATTATTCGTCAATGTATTAGTAATGCCTTGGGGCTTCTGTAGGGGGATCGCAGGCGCGCGCTTTTCTTCCTCATTCAATACAGACGAGTGAAGGCGAGAGCAGCGTCTTGTGTGTTTCTTAAACCTTCCCGctacttttttccctttttaaggTAGTTACCACTCACAAAGCAATGtagatattaaaacatgtttataatatAAATCGTTATGATATTGTGGTTTTATATGAGTAAATAAGACAgtttttgcattgtttaaaGAGTTTTGTGATAACCGCGTAGGTGTGTAATTTTATGCTAGCTGCTAAGTATCTCGTGGCTCCGTCGTGTCCGAGTCTCGACACATATGAGTGTTTACAGTGTGTACACACGTTTTTGCTGTAAAGGTTATTGTGTAATTATCACTATAAGGGTGATTTATTGTGATGCTGAGATACTGAATACTGCTGAATATTGTTAAAAGTATAATTCATTTAATGTTACTTGAGAACCCATTTAAAAAggagtattaaaatgtattttgataactttgtttaaaacaattcacattttatatggtaaTTTAGTTAAAAAGAAATTAGAAAGCCTTAGAATGTGTACAAGTGCAAGAAGTGTATGGTTTATTGTATACATTGTTCAACTGATTCAATACAGACGAGTGAAGGCGAGAGCAGCGTCTTGTGTGTTTCTTAAACCTTCCCGctacttttttccctttttaaggGTACAACAGTAGCCTaaacaagtgtgccattggtccaatttatgttctataccttatatgtgtacatgcagcacaagtGTCATATTTGCCCTTATGTCTTCAGGTTTGAAGTTCctcaatatgtgtgtgttgtcaatctgtttcctgtttgtcaaagacacacaagctaaatctacttcctcttcctagcaaccgtctaaataagatttcctattttcctacttgcaactttgggtttcagcattttgctacagacattcaacatttggcctcaatgctcacaacagtttaacagcttaaacattcagtgtatccacatcagtcatcacccctcccttggtcaagtatccgctctcgCCTTATCAAACACCACGCCGATTAAGCTTTAATCCTCCCCTTGTCATTCGTCAGTCTCAATCGTCACTCCTCCCCTAGTCCATCGTCAGTCCgatgacgattgaccaggggagggccgacgattgaccaggggaggactgacgattgaccaggggaggactgacgattgaccaggggagggctgacgattgaccaggggagggccgacgattgacaaggggagggccgacgattgaccaggggagggccgacgattgaccaggggagggccgacgattgaccaggggagggccgacgattgaccaggggagggccgatgaggaagaacagagtttctggggaggaatgataaaTGTTCCTCACACCATCGCCATATGGCCTGTTATGTGTCCTAGCATAGTTAGCTTTTTTAAGTATTTCAATTGATGAGTTCTTCTAGCATTCATTTGGATTCGAATAGATCGAAATTTTTGTCCAGCATTATTTAGAAAAACACTTTAAACAATGGTCCATTCAACCAAACAATCTCAAATCATATAATGTAACATCATAACTAAACACTCAACTACTAACTTTTCACTATTCACGTTTAGTTGCAGCCCCTTCCACAATTATTTGCACTCTTGAGAATTAACAGCAGTCTCAAATAGATGAAAGTACAGTGCAATATTGTCACAATAAATTATATTTCGTCAAGAGATTGTTAAACAAGTAATTATCTCTCTAAAATGAGTGGTACCCCTAAACATTCTTATAACGACAGGCCTGTTTCAGCCCCAaagttttacgctgctatattattgtgccgggggagtagggtcagttcttctccactgtaaatccttgtataTCTAAGGAATACACTTTCTAAATTTTCTGTCTCCTGCCATGTTTAAACtttggaggacatgaggtctggTCTCACACcagaggagtaccaggcttgaaagactcataGCTGTCCATGTCCAAAgccctcctggttgtgttgcagatcaaggcaatacctgatgattccaCTCTGCTGTGGCAGCTGTAAACTTGCTTGGTAGAGGACCCAAATGTAAAAAGATGCTTCAGACAAAAGGATAATTACTGAACTTGGTCCCATCTTGTGGTCATGATTACGAgttgtttccccataaacactgtTATATGAATTAGACATGCCCCTTCATTTATGAAAAATCCCCAGAGTCATTTCAtctgtatatgtacatatatgtaagtattcagacactttgCAATGacagtacaaaaataaataaatacatgtgacatatgcatgcatgcatataaaatatatataaaacattttttttttaattctgtttATTCAGTCTAGTATTTATGTTTGGCTGGCAGTGTACTGTTACGTTCATATAGGTTTTCATATACTTGGAAAATCAATATACATACATCAAAAAAACATCAGGCATAATAAACGCAGTGAAAAGCAGGTTCTCAGCATTTGTATTAAGACATGCCGCAAAGGGTCTCACTGACTTCCCACAACTTCTTGGCCACAGCGTCATCCTTTGCTTTGGCATCCAGCTCCTCTACTGCACAGCAGGAGAAGTAACGTCCACTCAGAGACTCTATGCCCTCCTGGAGGGCACAGTGGAGAGTGGTCTGGGCACCGGATTCAGCATCCACAAAGCACAGGGCAATGATAGGTGCCAACATTGTGCGCGCCCAGAAACCCGCGTGTCTGCCTATTTCAGTCTTGATTCCTCCTGCGTTACACATGGAAATAATAACAGGATTACATGCAGGTCGTTTTATTACTGCACAGCTACACACCAAGA
This genomic window from Esox lucius isolate fEsoLuc1 chromosome 7, fEsoLuc1.pri, whole genome shotgun sequence contains:
- the LOC105010772 gene encoding dehydrogenase/reductase SDR family member 13 isoform X1, whose product is MLPLLVAAVVLIAVYVLLIKTIFKGSKFKGNAAMDGKTVIITGGNTGIGKATAMELARRGARVILACRNQEKAELAIGDIQRETGSTNVVFMQLDLGSLQRVRSFAETFLKTESRLDLLINNAGLVGDGRTIDGFGIGFGVNHLGHFLLTCLLLDRLKEGTGGRVVTLGSMAYRWGNIDFDFLITNKHLGTGRYSWQFFHAYCNSKLCNVLFNHELAKRLKGTKVTCYSVHPGVVKTELSRNCSLWQRFFIEPIAKLLFLDPETGAQTTLHCALQEGIEHLSGGYFFCCAPEEVVAKGKDDAVAKKLWEVSERLSGLC
- the LOC105010772 gene encoding dehydrogenase/reductase SDR family member 13 isoform X2, encoding MTEFYNKSIPRLKLGVIGSKFKGNAAMDGKTVIITGGNTGIGKATAMELARRGARVILACRNQEKAELAIGDIQRETGSTNVVFMQLDLGSLQRVRSFAETFLKTESRLDLLINNAGLVGDGRTIDGFGIGFGVNHLGHFLLTCLLLDRLKEGTGGRVVTLGSMAYRWGNIDFDFLITNKHLGTGRYSWQFFHAYCNSKLCNVLFNHELAKRLKGTKVTCYSVHPGVVKTELSRNCSLWQRFFIEPIAKLLFLDPETGAQTTLHCALQEGIEHLSGGYFFCCAPEEVVAKGKDDAVAKKLWEVSERLSGLC